A single Leptolyngbya ohadii IS1 DNA region contains:
- a CDS encoding FAD-binding domain-containing protein, protein MTDLILFWHRRDLRTLDNVGLAAARQKTSRVVGVFCLDRLILDRDDVAPARVTYLIESLRELQQQYTQAGSQLLILEGNPIERIPALAKALNAKAVHLNRDVEPYGRERDRTVAAALREAGIEVQGLWDQLMHAPREVITGSGQPYTVFSPFWRNWRSQPKAAPALNLEGAQGLTEAEQQAAQTVGTIALPTAKELGFVWDVDVLPLAPGTSAAVARLEEFCHDSLTEYGEQRNFPSVRGTSQLSAALKFGTIGIRTVWEATERVYADSRSDETRENVQSWQQELAWREFYQHAMYSFPELAEGAYRDSFKNFPWENRDDYFQAWCEGRTGYPIVDAAMRQMNTIGWMHNRCRMIVASFLVKDLLVDPRLGEKYFMQKLVDGDLSANNGGWQWTASSGMDPKPLRIFNPASQAQKFDPEAEYIREYLPELRSIDTGELVTGKIGSYDRQRSGYPAPIVDHKVQQNRFKQIYQQQKEVTALS, encoded by the coding sequence ATGACCGACCTCATCCTCTTCTGGCATCGTCGCGATCTGCGAACCCTCGACAACGTAGGACTGGCGGCTGCACGTCAGAAAACATCCAGAGTAGTAGGGGTCTTTTGCCTGGATCGCCTGATTCTCGATCGCGATGATGTTGCTCCTGCCAGAGTCACTTATTTGATCGAAAGCCTGCGGGAACTACAGCAGCAGTACACCCAGGCGGGAAGCCAGCTTTTGATTCTGGAGGGCAACCCGATCGAGCGAATTCCAGCACTGGCAAAGGCACTTAATGCAAAGGCGGTTCACCTGAATCGGGATGTGGAACCCTACGGACGGGAACGCGATCGCACCGTGGCAGCGGCTCTACGAGAAGCCGGGATTGAAGTACAGGGATTGTGGGATCAGCTGATGCACGCCCCCAGGGAAGTGATTACCGGATCGGGACAGCCCTACACCGTCTTTAGTCCGTTCTGGCGCAACTGGAGAAGTCAGCCCAAAGCGGCTCCGGCGTTGAATCTGGAAGGGGCACAGGGTTTAACGGAAGCGGAACAGCAGGCAGCTCAGACGGTGGGGACGATTGCCCTTCCCACTGCAAAGGAACTGGGCTTTGTCTGGGATGTGGACGTACTGCCTTTGGCTCCCGGTACGAGTGCGGCAGTGGCACGGCTGGAGGAATTCTGCCACGACTCGCTGACGGAATACGGCGAACAGCGCAATTTCCCTTCAGTGCGGGGCACGTCTCAGCTCAGTGCGGCATTGAAGTTTGGGACGATCGGCATCAGAACCGTTTGGGAGGCAACGGAGCGGGTTTATGCGGACAGCCGCAGCGATGAGACGCGCGAAAATGTCCAGTCCTGGCAGCAGGAACTTGCCTGGCGAGAGTTTTATCAGCACGCGATGTACAGCTTCCCGGAACTGGCGGAAGGGGCATACCGCGACTCGTTTAAGAACTTCCCGTGGGAAAACCGCGACGATTATTTTCAGGCATGGTGCGAAGGGCGAACCGGATACCCGATCGTCGATGCTGCGATGCGTCAAATGAATACGATCGGCTGGATGCACAACCGCTGCCGCATGATCGTCGCCAGTTTTCTGGTGAAGGATTTGCTGGTCGATCCGCGACTGGGCGAGAAGTATTTCATGCAAAAGCTGGTGGATGGCGATCTATCTGCCAATAACGGCGGCTGGCAATGGACGGCTTCCAGCGGCATGGACCCGAAACCGCTGCGGATCTTTAATCCGGCAAGTCAGGCACAGAAATTCGACCCGGAAGCGGAATACATCCGGGAATACCTGCCAGAACTGAGGAGCATTGACACCGGAGAATTAGTCACGGGCAAGATTGGCTCCTACGACCGCCAGCGAAGCGGATATCCTGCCCCGATCGTCGATCACAAAGTTCAGCAGAACCGCTTCAAACAGATCTATCAGCAGCAGAAGGAAGTCACAGCTCTGAGCTAA
- a CDS encoding response regulator: protein MAAFHKRSRSIHIGVRAKPYPAQDSGSPLFPENQKPENQKPENQQKAGSVDRSRNFSSGQTTGWLLVSAVAGLMLFPISARAQSQEQQPQPIISQPVISQPVISQITIPQQRVQTLALPLAGGVLGYLSGVAIVLFRARRRSLQTQNGQENEQKQKQEQKEEQKQGQKEGQKDEELQNSAAQSTADSPLSPLFPQDLLSPLSEEASLELRDRAIATSPNGIVISDARLPGMPVVYTNAAFERITGYQASEIIGRNCRFLQKEDRQQPQLDLLRTAIQNGESCTVTLRNYRKDGTLFWNELTISPIYDETGVLSHFVGIQMDVSKRVFAEETLRETTSRLSALIRNLQAGVLVEDEYGEIVLANEQFCQMFGMPYSAEELIGVNCSALAESAKQAFADPERFTQRIYQLLCERITVTADEVRLLDGRVLERDYVPIFIGEHYRGHLWQYRDITNRVRAEEDRNQAQLALQRQLDRTLLLHRITEEIRQSLNAKQIFETAAVQVGRAFGADRCLIHSFVESPVPRIPLVAEYLAPGNLSLMMQEVPVMGNPHAERMMSCDEPLISPDIYTDPLLVETRSLCEQIGLKSMLAIRTSYQGVANGSIGLHQCSYFRQWTEDEVELLMAFAAQMGIALAQAKLLEQETQSREELTLKNAALEQARHEAESANRAKSEFLAMMSHEIRTPMNAVIGMTGLLLDTTLTLQQRDFVETVRASGNALLTIINDILDFSKIESGRLELEEQPFDLRCCVEGAIDLLAQTAAEKGIELAALINPESPTWIKGDVTRLRQVIVNLLSNAVKFTDEGEVIVIVSARPLDSQRYEILFAVKDTGVGIAPDKMERLFKPFSQADSSTTRQYGGTGLGLVISKRLSEMMGGTLWVSSRGNLGGEPPADLLSTPFDWLEQQHPLPAGFDRSSRQPSGSTFYFTIEACSTTSPREDQSFNAVSLLAGKRLLIVDDNYVNCRVLELQASSWHLQTEIARSGAEALQRLKSDEPFDLVLLDMEMPEMDGLTLATRIRQLPSRQSLPLVMLTSVGTPELDSQAGVKLNACLCKPIKQSYLFDILCGLFVDRSVWMQSLQATPPKPDLLMAGQRPLRILLAEDTAVNQKVALLLLKKLGYRADVASNGLEVIEALQRQPYDVVLMDVHMPEMDGLEATRQIRQNWGSGQFSSHGRQPESSDSNLTTARPLYIIAMTANAMRGDRDICLAAGMDGYISKPVQLEELAQALWQCQPANFEETAARNS, encoded by the coding sequence ATGGCTGCTTTTCATAAACGCTCTCGTTCAATTCATATAGGAGTCAGAGCAAAGCCGTACCCTGCTCAGGACAGCGGTTCGCCCCTATTTCCAGAAAATCAAAAACCAGAAAATCAAAAACCAGAAAATCAGCAGAAGGCAGGGAGCGTTGATCGATCGCGCAACTTTAGTTCAGGTCAGACTACAGGCTGGTTGCTGGTCAGTGCGGTTGCAGGACTCATGCTCTTTCCGATTTCAGCCAGAGCGCAGTCCCAGGAACAGCAGCCCCAACCTATCATTTCCCAACCTGTCATTTCCCAACCTGTCATTTCCCAAATTACCATTCCTCAGCAGCGAGTCCAAACCCTTGCTTTACCGCTCGCAGGGGGGGTGCTGGGATATCTCAGCGGGGTAGCGATCGTTCTATTTCGGGCGCGTCGGCGTTCTCTCCAGACCCAGAATGGACAGGAGAACGAGCAAAAGCAAAAGCAAGAGCAAAAAGAAGAGCAGAAGCAAGGACAAAAAGAAGGGCAAAAGGACGAGGAACTGCAAAACTCCGCTGCTCAGTCAACGGCTGATTCTCCCCTTAGCCCGTTATTCCCCCAAGATTTACTCTCCCCCTTGAGTGAGGAAGCCTCCCTGGAGCTGCGCGATCGTGCCATTGCCACTAGCCCCAACGGAATTGTGATCAGCGACGCTCGTTTGCCGGGAATGCCAGTCGTTTATACTAATGCTGCCTTTGAACGAATTACCGGATATCAAGCAAGCGAGATTATTGGGCGTAACTGTCGCTTTTTGCAGAAGGAAGACAGACAGCAACCTCAGCTCGACCTGCTGCGAACCGCTATCCAGAATGGGGAAAGCTGTACAGTCACCCTGCGGAACTATCGCAAAGACGGCACTCTGTTCTGGAATGAGCTAACCATTTCGCCCATCTACGATGAAACGGGGGTTCTTAGCCATTTTGTCGGCATTCAGATGGATGTCAGCAAGCGGGTATTTGCAGAAGAAACCCTGCGAGAAACCACATCCCGGCTCTCTGCGCTGATTCGGAATTTGCAGGCAGGCGTTCTGGTGGAAGATGAGTACGGCGAGATTGTGCTAGCCAACGAGCAGTTTTGCCAGATGTTTGGGATGCCCTATTCCGCAGAGGAGCTGATCGGAGTAAACTGTTCTGCCCTGGCAGAATCTGCCAAACAAGCTTTTGCCGATCCAGAGCGCTTTACCCAGCGGATTTATCAGCTTTTGTGCGAGCGCATCACAGTTACGGCAGACGAAGTGCGATTGCTCGATGGGCGAGTGCTGGAACGGGACTATGTACCCATCTTTATTGGAGAACATTACCGGGGGCATCTCTGGCAATATCGCGATATTACGAACCGGGTTCGGGCAGAGGAGGATCGCAACCAGGCACAGCTTGCCCTGCAACGACAGCTCGATCGGACACTGCTGCTGCACCGAATCACCGAGGAAATTCGCCAGAGCCTTAACGCCAAACAGATTTTTGAAACGGCAGCGGTACAAGTGGGAAGAGCCTTTGGAGCCGATCGCTGTCTGATTCACTCCTTTGTTGAAAGTCCGGTGCCGCGCATTCCCCTCGTTGCCGAATACCTGGCTCCAGGCAATCTTTCCCTGATGATGCAGGAAGTTCCGGTGATGGGCAACCCCCACGCAGAGCGGATGATGTCCTGCGATGAACCGCTAATCTCACCCGATATTTACACCGATCCACTGCTGGTTGAAACCCGATCGCTTTGTGAACAAATTGGCTTAAAGTCCATGCTGGCGATTCGCACCTCCTACCAGGGCGTTGCCAATGGATCGATCGGACTGCACCAGTGTAGCTATTTTCGCCAGTGGACCGAGGATGAGGTGGAACTGCTGATGGCATTTGCCGCCCAGATGGGAATTGCGCTGGCGCAGGCAAAGCTGCTGGAGCAGGAAACCCAGAGCCGCGAGGAGCTAACGCTCAAAAATGCGGCGCTAGAGCAGGCTCGCCACGAAGCAGAATCCGCAAACCGGGCAAAAAGCGAGTTCCTGGCGATGATGAGTCACGAGATTCGCACGCCCATGAATGCCGTCATTGGTATGACTGGGCTGCTGCTCGACACAACCCTGACCCTCCAACAGCGGGATTTTGTTGAAACGGTGCGGGCAAGCGGCAATGCGCTCCTGACCATTATTAACGACATTCTCGACTTCTCTAAAATTGAGTCGGGCAGGCTAGAACTGGAAGAACAGCCGTTTGACCTGCGATGCTGCGTGGAAGGGGCGATCGATCTCCTGGCGCAGACCGCAGCAGAAAAAGGAATTGAACTTGCTGCGCTAATCAATCCCGAATCGCCCACCTGGATTAAAGGGGATGTAACGCGCCTGCGGCAGGTGATTGTTAATTTGCTCAGCAACGCCGTGAAATTTACGGACGAAGGAGAGGTAATTGTAATCGTCTCAGCCCGCCCTCTGGACTCGCAGCGCTACGAGATTCTGTTTGCGGTGAAAGATACCGGAGTCGGCATTGCACCAGACAAGATGGAGCGCCTGTTTAAGCCCTTCAGCCAGGCAGACAGCTCCACAACGCGCCAGTATGGAGGCACGGGCTTGGGATTGGTGATCAGCAAGCGCCTGAGCGAAATGATGGGCGGCACTCTGTGGGTCAGCAGTCGAGGAAATTTAGGCGGTGAGCCACCGGCAGATCTTCTCTCTACCCCGTTCGATTGGTTGGAGCAGCAGCATCCGTTGCCTGCTGGATTCGATCGCAGTTCCAGGCAGCCCTCTGGATCAACGTTCTATTTCACGATCGAGGCTTGCTCTACCACTAGCCCCCGCGAGGATCAATCCTTCAATGCTGTCTCCCTACTGGCGGGTAAACGGCTGCTCATTGTGGACGATAACTATGTGAACTGTCGCGTTCTTGAACTCCAAGCAAGCTCCTGGCACCTGCAAACCGAAATCGCCCGATCGGGAGCAGAAGCACTGCAACGGCTTAAGAGTGATGAGCCGTTCGATCTAGTTCTGCTTGATATGGAAATGCCGGAGATGGACGGGCTGACGCTCGCGACCAGGATTCGTCAGTTGCCTTCCCGCCAGTCGCTGCCGCTGGTGATGTTAACCTCAGTGGGCACCCCAGAATTAGACTCTCAGGCTGGGGTTAAACTCAATGCCTGTTTATGTAAACCCATTAAACAGTCCTATTTATTTGATATTCTCTGCGGTTTATTTGTCGATCGCTCTGTCTGGATGCAGTCCCTTCAGGCAACGCCGCCCAAACCGGATTTGCTAATGGCAGGACAGCGACCCCTGAGAATTTTGCTGGCAGAAGATACGGCTGTGAATCAGAAAGTAGCGCTGCTGCTGCTCAAGAAGTTAGGCTATCGGGCTGATGTTGCCAGCAACGGGCTGGAAGTCATTGAAGCTCTGCAACGGCAACCCTACGATGTGGTTCTCATGGATGTTCATATGCCCGAAATGGATGGACTGGAAGCAACTCGCCAGATCCGCCAAAACTGGGGCAGCGGTCAGTTCAGCAGTCATGGAAGGCAGCCCGAAAGCAGCGACTCAAACCTGACGACGGCTCGCCCACTTTACATCATTGCAATGACTGCAAACGCCATGCGCGGCGATCGGGATATTTGTTTAGCAGCCGGAATGGATGGCTATATTAGCAAGCCCGTCCAGCTGGAGGAACTTGCCCAGGCGCTATGGCAATGCCAGCCAGCAAATTTTGAGGAAACAGCAGCAAGAAATTCCTGA
- a CDS encoding fasciclin domain-containing protein, producing MTAILEAAQQAGSFSQLMSALKAADLEEMLQGEGPFTILAPTDDAFAKLPEETVQDLMQDTYRLKQVLLYHVLFGDVRSDDLAEIHEAPTVEGSIVFVEQDANQIKVNDAQVTQMDILTDNGVIHAIDAVLIPTILEP from the coding sequence ATGACTGCAATTCTTGAAGCAGCGCAGCAGGCAGGTTCGTTTAGTCAGCTTATGAGCGCTCTTAAAGCGGCTGACCTGGAGGAAATGTTACAGGGCGAAGGACCTTTTACTATCCTGGCTCCCACAGACGACGCCTTTGCCAAGCTGCCCGAAGAAACTGTGCAAGACCTGATGCAGGATACCTATCGCCTCAAGCAGGTTTTGCTGTATCACGTCCTGTTTGGCGATGTCCGATCGGATGACTTAGCAGAAATTCACGAAGCGCCCACTGTCGAAGGATCGATCGTGTTTGTGGAGCAGGATGCAAACCAGATTAAAGTGAATGACGCCCAGGTGACACAGATGGATATTTTGACGGACAACGGCGTGATTCATGCAATCGATGCGGTGTTGATTCCTACCATTCTGGAACCATAA
- a CDS encoding sugar ABC transporter substrate-binding protein has protein sequence MSRFFAFFLGSFIFFNLITACTRTANNSSNSAQDQNNATTNASTAFPAARGCKNIGVLLPETDTSTRWESYDRPLLEQEIKKVLPDAQIQYANANNNADTQQNQAESALTRGACILVIGANDSQKAGAIVQSAKSTGVPVIAYDRLIQDNDLAYYVSFDNVRVGEMQGQYIIDQYKQGKYGLKRGSNVAMLNGSRTDNNALQFREGALKVLQPYFDRGELKLVFDQFTPNWDLARAQSLTDGVLTREKNNVQAIYAASDILSTGAIAALRAQNLNGKVLVTGQDANASNVQAILTGDQSMTIYKPIVEIASSAAQIVGALSNGTDTASLTNATTKTEAGGQIPSSLSTPQLVDANNIQDTVIKDGFLTKQQVCEGLPSGVGKNVCS, from the coding sequence TTGAGTAGATTTTTCGCTTTTTTTCTGGGTAGTTTCATTTTTTTCAATCTGATTACTGCTTGTACTAGAACGGCAAACAATTCTTCTAATTCAGCGCAGGATCAAAACAACGCTACAACGAACGCATCTACGGCTTTTCCTGCGGCAAGAGGCTGTAAGAATATTGGAGTTTTGCTGCCCGAAACCGATACCTCAACCCGGTGGGAGAGCTACGATCGTCCGCTTCTGGAACAGGAAATTAAGAAAGTCCTCCCGGATGCCCAGATTCAGTACGCCAACGCCAACAACAACGCCGATACTCAGCAGAACCAGGCAGAATCTGCCCTGACGCGAGGTGCCTGCATTCTTGTGATTGGTGCTAACGATAGTCAAAAAGCAGGGGCGATCGTCCAGTCGGCAAAAAGCACGGGTGTTCCGGTAATTGCCTACGATCGACTGATTCAGGATAACGACCTTGCCTACTACGTTTCCTTTGATAACGTGCGCGTCGGCGAAATGCAGGGGCAGTACATTATCGACCAGTACAAGCAGGGCAAATATGGGCTGAAGCGCGGCTCCAACGTGGCAATGCTGAACGGTTCCCGCACGGATAACAATGCTCTCCAGTTCCGGGAAGGGGCACTAAAAGTTCTCCAGCCCTATTTCGATCGCGGTGAATTAAAGCTGGTATTTGATCAGTTCACGCCGAACTGGGACCTGGCAAGAGCGCAATCCCTTACAGACGGAGTGCTGACCCGCGAGAAAAACAACGTTCAGGCAATCTATGCTGCCAGCGATATTCTTTCGACGGGAGCGATCGCCGCACTGCGGGCACAAAATCTCAACGGCAAGGTGCTGGTCACAGGTCAGGATGCCAATGCCTCCAACGTTCAGGCAATTCTGACGGGCGACCAGAGCATGACGATCTATAAGCCGATCGTTGAAATTGCGTCTTCAGCAGCCCAGATTGTGGGAGCGCTCAGCAACGGCACAGATACCGCTTCCCTGACCAATGCCACGACTAAAACTGAGGCAGGAGGACAAATTCCGTCCTCGCTCTCTACGCCCCAACTGGTTGATGCTAACAACATTCAGGATACGGTGATTAAGGATGGCTTCCTGACCAAGCAGCAGGTCTGTGAAGGGTTGCCGTCAGGCGTCGGGAAGAATGTTTGTTCGTAG
- a CDS encoding alpha/beta fold hydrolase — protein sequence MSRSTPTPAIGGAVGEYHWNWKKKSVTIAYEVMGEGKPILLLPALSSVSTRAEMRGIAERLAERYQVVAIDWLGFGESSRPFLNYTPAVYRSLLRDFVRSMFSEPVVVIAAGHSAGYVMDLTRQPNPPWSWVALVSPTWRGPLPTAFGEHRWFYKLLKVIVRLPLIGQFLYFLNTLPPFLALMYRRHVYGNGKNVTWNLIRQKWRTTQRWGARHASAAFVTGTLDPVKNRSEFMDYFQPLPPVPVLMAIGEQTPPKSRAEMEVLAHFTAVQVYRMPGSLGLHEEYPEELIEGILPFLNKYLS from the coding sequence GTGTCACGATCTACCCCTACCCCGGCAATCGGTGGTGCTGTCGGAGAGTACCACTGGAACTGGAAAAAGAAATCCGTCACGATCGCCTATGAGGTGATGGGAGAAGGCAAGCCCATTTTGCTGTTGCCTGCCCTCAGCAGCGTTTCCACCCGTGCCGAAATGCGCGGCATTGCCGAACGGCTGGCGGAGCGGTATCAGGTCGTGGCGATCGACTGGCTTGGCTTTGGTGAATCTTCCCGCCCGTTTTTGAACTACACGCCTGCGGTTTATCGATCGCTGCTGCGCGACTTTGTGCGATCGATGTTTTCAGAACCTGTGGTCGTCATTGCCGCAGGACATAGCGCTGGCTATGTAATGGATTTAACCCGACAGCCCAATCCGCCCTGGTCGTGGGTTGCCCTCGTTTCTCCCACCTGGCGCGGACCCCTCCCCACGGCTTTTGGCGAGCATCGCTGGTTTTACAAGCTGCTCAAAGTCATCGTGCGTTTGCCGCTGATCGGACAGTTCCTCTACTTCCTGAATACGCTGCCGCCCTTTCTGGCACTGATGTATCGCCGCCACGTCTACGGCAACGGCAAAAACGTCACCTGGAATCTGATCCGGCAGAAATGGCGCACAACCCAGCGCTGGGGAGCCAGGCACGCCTCCGCTGCTTTTGTCACAGGCACCCTCGATCCGGTGAAAAACCGCAGCGAATTTATGGACTACTTTCAGCCCCTACCGCCCGTCCCGGTACTGATGGCGATCGGGGAACAAACACCCCCCAAATCTCGCGCCGAAATGGAAGTGCTGGCACACTTTACCGCCGTACAGGTCTACCGAATGCCCGGCTCCCTCGGACTGCACGAGGAATATCCAGAGGAATTGATAGAGGGAATTCTGCCCTTCTTAAATAAATATTTGTCCTAA
- a CDS encoding LysR family transcriptional regulator, whose protein sequence is MGSQRHQLKLSQLQMLIAVANCGSFSEAALQLQMSQSAISHAISTLEEDLGVSLFSRGRYGAILTPVGEQVVDRARQIFYLIDDIQKQADLSKGLRGGQVRISAFRSAATHILPEAIAEFCRCYPAVAVRIAEYDDRDDVEDDLREGRADIGITYLPTGEEFETWELMRDEFVVLLPPEFRSSGKLSWDELSNFALIMAPDGDGCDAMVYAHGAKYGATLNPTYQVRSDSTIVSMVAKGLGAAISPRLAAEPIPAGVQVYSLPVPLFRTISIAILKKSLLTPPAFALLDLLKSKALMGIY, encoded by the coding sequence ATGGGATCTCAGCGTCATCAGTTAAAGCTTTCCCAACTGCAAATGCTGATTGCGGTTGCCAACTGCGGCAGTTTCAGCGAGGCAGCCTTGCAGCTTCAAATGTCCCAGTCTGCGATCAGTCATGCAATTTCGACGCTGGAGGAAGATCTGGGCGTAAGCTTGTTCTCGCGAGGACGCTACGGCGCAATTCTGACTCCCGTGGGTGAGCAGGTGGTCGATCGCGCCCGTCAAATTTTTTACCTGATCGACGACATTCAAAAGCAGGCAGATTTATCTAAAGGTTTGCGGGGCGGACAGGTTCGTATCTCCGCGTTTCGCAGTGCAGCCACCCACATTCTGCCCGAAGCGATCGCGGAATTTTGTCGTTGCTATCCCGCCGTTGCCGTTCGGATCGCGGAATATGACGATCGCGATGATGTCGAAGATGATTTGCGGGAAGGACGGGCGGATATTGGCATTACCTACCTGCCAACCGGCGAAGAGTTTGAAACCTGGGAACTGATGCGGGACGAATTTGTAGTGCTGCTGCCGCCGGAGTTTCGGTCATCGGGCAAACTGAGCTGGGATGAACTGAGCAACTTTGCCTTAATCATGGCACCGGACGGAGACGGCTGCGACGCAATGGTGTACGCACATGGCGCAAAATACGGCGCAACCCTGAATCCCACCTATCAGGTTCGATCGGACTCCACGATCGTCAGCATGGTGGCGAAGGGCCTGGGGGCTGCGATTAGCCCACGCCTTGCGGCTGAACCGATTCCCGCAGGAGTCCAGGTCTACAGCCTGCCCGTACCGCTGTTTAGAACTATTAGCATTGCCATCCTGAAAAAATCCCTGCTGACCCCACCTGCCTTTGCCCTGCTTGATTTGCTAAAAAGTAAGGCACTTATGGGGATTTATTAA
- a CDS encoding Hpt domain-containing protein translates to MQSPPPALDPGAIAELRTMAGDEPTLVSQIIDCYLQESPSLMAAMREAVSQQNGAALMRAAHSLKSSSQSLGAIRMAEICLELEQMGRSGTMASQDQEIAAAMAQLAAEYHRVETALDLERDRR, encoded by the coding sequence ATGCAAAGTCCTCCTCCCGCACTCGACCCCGGCGCGATCGCAGAACTGCGTACTATGGCAGGCGATGAACCAACGCTGGTTTCCCAGATTATTGACTGCTATCTGCAAGAATCCCCCAGCCTGATGGCGGCAATGCGAGAAGCCGTTTCGCAGCAAAACGGGGCAGCCCTGATGCGCGCTGCACATTCCCTGAAGTCGAGCAGTCAATCCTTAGGGGCTATTAGAATGGCAGAAATCTGCCTGGAACTGGAGCAGATGGGGCGATCGGGCACTATGGCAAGCCAGGATCAGGAGATTGCGGCGGCGATGGCACAGCTTGCAGCAGAATATCACCGGGTTGAAACTGCCCTAGACCTGGAGCGCGATCGCCGGTAG